One genomic window of Mucilaginibacter sp. SJ includes the following:
- a CDS encoding glycoside hydrolase family 30 protein, with protein MQKKYLIACFIAGGLLLKAGFVSAQGKAPYSVMGKSVKVIVSEQKAGYKFKETETLKFADKPQPAETEVAVFIDPAKTFQTMIGIGGALTDAAAETYAKLPKDKQKEFLTAYYDKAKGIGYSFGRTNIQSCDFSSDSYSYVKDGDKDLKTFDISHDKTYRIPFIKAAAAAAGGKLTMFVSPWSPPAFMKDNNDVLHGGKLKKEFDQSWANFYVKFIKAYEKEGVPIWGLSVQNEPMAKQTWESCMYTAEEERDFVKNFLGPTLQKQGLSNKKLIVWDHNRDLLYQRASTILEDPAAAKYIWGIGFHWYETWTGAGQNFEATRRTHEAFPGKNLVFTEGCIEKFDFNKINDWSLGERYGLSMINDFNAGTVAWTDWNVLLDEKGGPNHVGNFCFAPVHADLRNGSLIYTSSYYYIGHFSKYIHPGAKRISAVASRDKLLTTAYQNPDGSIAVVVMNKTDEKIDYSLWIKGKAAGTTALPHSIATLMVK; from the coding sequence ATGCAAAAAAAGTATTTAATTGCCTGTTTCATCGCTGGCGGATTATTATTAAAGGCTGGCTTTGTCAGCGCGCAGGGTAAAGCGCCTTATTCGGTAATGGGTAAATCGGTCAAGGTAATTGTTTCTGAGCAAAAAGCCGGATATAAATTTAAAGAAACCGAAACCCTGAAGTTTGCAGATAAACCTCAACCCGCAGAAACAGAGGTAGCGGTTTTTATTGATCCGGCCAAAACATTCCAAACCATGATAGGAATTGGCGGTGCGCTTACAGATGCGGCAGCCGAAACTTATGCCAAACTGCCAAAAGATAAACAGAAAGAATTTTTAACCGCTTACTATGATAAAGCCAAAGGTATTGGTTACTCCTTTGGCCGCACCAATATTCAAAGCTGTGATTTTTCGAGCGATAGCTACAGTTATGTAAAAGATGGTGATAAGGACTTAAAAACCTTCGATATCAGTCATGATAAAACCTACCGGATTCCTTTTATTAAAGCGGCCGCAGCGGCTGCGGGAGGTAAACTGACCATGTTTGTATCACCCTGGAGCCCTCCTGCTTTTATGAAAGATAATAACGATGTACTGCATGGAGGTAAGCTCAAAAAGGAATTTGATCAAAGCTGGGCCAACTTTTACGTTAAGTTTATTAAAGCTTATGAAAAAGAAGGTGTGCCTATATGGGGACTTTCGGTACAAAACGAACCGATGGCTAAGCAAACATGGGAATCATGCATGTACACCGCCGAAGAGGAGCGTGATTTTGTAAAGAACTTTTTAGGCCCAACATTGCAAAAACAAGGCCTGTCCAATAAAAAACTGATAGTTTGGGACCATAACCGCGATTTGCTTTATCAACGCGCCAGCACTATCCTGGAAGATCCGGCAGCGGCCAAATACATCTGGGGTATCGGTTTCCATTGGTATGAAACCTGGACCGGTGCAGGCCAAAATTTTGAAGCCACCCGTCGTACCCATGAAGCATTCCCAGGCAAAAACCTGGTATTTACCGAAGGTTGTATCGAAAAATTTGATTTCAACAAGATCAATGACTGGTCGCTTGGCGAACGTTACGGCCTGTCAATGATCAATGACTTTAATGCCGGTACCGTAGCATGGACCGATTGGAACGTATTGCTTGATGAAAAAGGCGGGCCAAATCACGTAGGTAACTTTTGCTTTGCTCCCGTACATGCCGACCTGCGTAACGGAAGCCTCATCTACACCAGTTCATACTATTACATCGGTCATTTCTCTAAATATATTCACCCGGGTGCAAAACGCATCAGCGCGGTGGCCAGCAGGGACAAGCTGTTAACAACCGCTTACCAAAACCCCGATGGTTCAATTGCAGTGGTGGTAATGAACAAAACCGACGAAAAAATAGATTACAGCCTTTGGATAAAAGGAAAAGCGGCAGGCACCACTGCTCTGCCGCACTCAATTGCTACACTTATGGTGAAGTAA